Proteins encoded by one window of Paenibacillus urinalis:
- a CDS encoding protein arginine kinase produces MSDIRFTEKPLSDWMRNTAADSEIVISSRVRVARNVQSFPFPMLATEEQSREVRRNLIDVLGFEEVHKFGEFHVLNLNELDQFDKEVLVEKHLISPDLANESRNGAVILSEDESISIMVNEEDHLRIQCLFPGFQVQEAWKRASAIDDVFEAHIDYSFDDRRGYLTSCPTNVGTGLRASVMMHLPALVMTKQISRVLTAVSQVGLAVRGIYGEGSEATGNLFQISNQITLGQSEAEIIENLYSVVLQIIGHERNARERLMRDSKQRIMDRVMRSYGILSHAVIMDSKEAAQRLSDVRLGIDLGLIEEPSIVQMNELNVMTQPGFLQKKFGEEVLDPNARDIYRAQMIRDVLKH; encoded by the coding sequence ATGTCGGATATCCGGTTTACCGAAAAACCACTTAGTGATTGGATGCGGAATACCGCTGCTGACTCAGAAATCGTAATCAGTAGCCGGGTAAGAGTCGCTCGTAATGTGCAGAGCTTTCCGTTTCCAATGCTGGCTACAGAAGAGCAGTCGAGAGAAGTACGTCGTAACCTTATTGATGTGCTTGGCTTTGAGGAAGTTCATAAGTTTGGTGAATTCCATGTACTGAATTTGAATGAACTGGATCAATTCGATAAAGAAGTTCTGGTCGAAAAACATTTGATCAGCCCCGATCTTGCGAACGAATCGAGAAACGGAGCTGTTATACTCAGTGAAGATGAATCCATCAGCATTATGGTGAATGAAGAGGATCACTTGCGTATCCAATGTTTATTCCCAGGTTTCCAGGTGCAGGAGGCATGGAAGAGGGCATCAGCGATTGATGATGTGTTCGAAGCCCATATCGATTATTCATTTGATGACCGAAGAGGCTATCTAACGAGCTGTCCTACCAATGTAGGTACAGGTCTCCGAGCTTCCGTAATGATGCATTTACCGGCTCTTGTCATGACGAAGCAAATTAGCCGAGTGCTTACTGCCGTATCACAAGTAGGTCTCGCGGTTCGCGGAATTTATGGAGAAGGCAGTGAGGCGACAGGAAATCTGTTTCAAATATCGAATCAAATTACATTAGGACAGTCTGAAGCTGAAATCATTGAGAACTTATATAGTGTCGTTCTTCAGATCATTGGTCATGAGCGAAATGCACGCGAGAGACTGATGCGTGATTCGAAGCAGCGGATTATGGACCGGGTTATGCGCTCTTACGGGATTCTATCCCATGCGGTGATCATGGATTCCAAGGAAGCTGCACAGCGCTTATCAGATGTTCGATTGGGCATTGATCTTGGATTGATTGAAGAGCCCTCTATTGTTCAAATGAATGAACTGAATGTCATGACTCAACCGGGTTTTCTGCAGAAGAAATTCGGTGAAGAAGTCCTGGATCCGAATGCGAGAGACATCTACCGTGCACAAATGATACGAGATGTTCTTAAGCATTAG
- a CDS encoding UvrB/UvrC motif-containing protein: MMCQQCNERPATLHFTKIVNGEKTEFHICENCAKEKGDHISGISNGFSIHGLLSGLMDFESGKYKTAGAPSPETLRCEQCGMTFSQFSKLNRFGCSSCYNHFSSRLDPLLKRVHGNTTHIGKVPVRAGEKIHLKRRADELKREMQEKINLQEFEEAAKLRDQIRELEKEIAQE; encoded by the coding sequence ATGATGTGTCAACAATGTAATGAACGCCCGGCTACGCTCCATTTTACGAAGATAGTAAACGGAGAGAAGACGGAATTTCATATTTGTGAGAACTGTGCTAAGGAAAAAGGTGACCATATTTCAGGGATCTCCAACGGTTTTTCCATTCACGGACTTTTGTCAGGGCTTATGGACTTTGAGTCAGGCAAGTATAAAACAGCTGGAGCTCCCTCTCCGGAAACGCTTCGTTGTGAGCAATGCGGAATGACATTTAGTCAGTTCAGTAAGCTTAATCGGTTTGGCTGCAGTTCCTGCTACAATCATTTCTCCAGTCGCTTGGATCCGCTTCTGAAACGCGTACATGGCAACACCACACATATCGGGAAAGTGCCGGTTCGTGCAGGCGAGAAAATTCACCTTAAACGCAGAGCGGATGAATTGAAGCGTGAAATGCAGGAGAAGATCAATCTTCAAGAGTTCGAGGAGGCCGCTAAACTGCGTGACCAGATTCGTGAGCTTGAAAAAGAGATAGCACAAGAGTAA
- a CDS encoding CtsR family transcriptional regulator yields MRNISDIIEQYLKNILQDSSEGLIEIQRNDLADKFSCVPSQINYVISTRFTLEKGYLVESKRGGGGYIRIQRVELPAQFALNGHFHQHIGDEINQTAAEGLIYQLEEAGFLNRREAALVKAAISREVLLIKLPYRDQIRARMLKAMLISVLGK; encoded by the coding sequence ATGCGCAATATTTCTGATATTATCGAGCAATATCTGAAAAATATTTTGCAGGATAGCTCTGAGGGCTTGATTGAGATTCAAAGAAACGATCTCGCTGATAAGTTCTCTTGTGTACCGTCTCAGATTAATTACGTCATCAGCACAAGGTTTACCCTTGAAAAAGGCTATCTAGTGGAAAGTAAGCGTGGCGGAGGCGGATATATTCGCATTCAGCGTGTGGAGCTTCCTGCACAGTTTGCTCTAAATGGACATTTTCATCAGCATATTGGAGATGAGATTAATCAGACGGCAGCAGAAGGGCTTATCTATCAGCTGGAAGAGGCCGGATTCCTCAACCGTAGAGAGGCTGCTTTGGTCAAGGCGGCTATATCTCGAGAAGTACTGCTTATTAAACTTCCCTATCGTGATCAGATTCGCGCTCGAATGCTAAAAGCAATGCTGATCTCGGTCTTGGGCAAATGA
- a CDS encoding GNAT family N-acetyltransferase, with translation MVIRQLKMEEFDVSTQLSEYAFRYKLTAEEKEQRRQHFVPEQYWGLFDDEELQAKLTLLPFQVYVNGKVFDMGGIAGVATWPENRRKGHVAQLLKHALQEMKNQGQSLSFLHPFLVPFYRKYGWEVFAEYKRYFIQAHQLPPRVEYEGKVVRDVTDIAVLDGLYQSFASRYNGTLVRDEAWWKRSVLNGDGHTAVYYSPEGEPQGYVLYENKDKELICDEFVYSNENARRALLTYFANHPSEQFKLSMLPSDDELPFLLPEPRVKQELVPYFMARIVDLRAFIAQYPFEANQSLDLVLQVEDSVASWNTGFWHLTINEDGQGNIELLSSDDKSTADVSGDIQSFTAMFMGYKRPRELYLMERLAGNPLRATQLDHVIPACRTFFMDFF, from the coding sequence ATGGTCATTCGGCAATTGAAGATGGAAGAGTTTGATGTAAGTACACAATTATCTGAATATGCTTTTAGATATAAGCTGACTGCTGAGGAGAAGGAACAGCGGAGACAGCACTTTGTTCCTGAGCAGTACTGGGGTTTGTTTGATGATGAAGAACTACAAGCAAAGCTGACTCTATTGCCTTTTCAAGTATATGTAAACGGCAAAGTATTTGATATGGGCGGCATTGCTGGGGTCGCCACATGGCCGGAAAACCGTAGAAAGGGACATGTGGCCCAATTGCTCAAGCATGCGCTGCAGGAGATGAAGAATCAAGGACAGAGCCTATCCTTCTTACATCCTTTTTTGGTACCGTTCTACCGTAAATACGGCTGGGAGGTCTTTGCCGAATACAAAAGGTATTTCATTCAAGCTCACCAGCTTCCACCAAGAGTAGAATACGAGGGGAAGGTTGTTCGCGATGTAACGGATATCGCTGTACTTGATGGGTTGTATCAATCTTTTGCAAGTCGCTATAATGGCACTTTGGTTCGAGATGAGGCGTGGTGGAAACGATCCGTGCTGAATGGGGATGGGCATACAGCCGTTTACTACTCTCCTGAGGGAGAGCCGCAAGGATATGTGCTTTATGAGAATAAAGACAAAGAGCTTATATGCGATGAATTTGTTTATTCGAATGAGAATGCGCGCCGAGCACTGCTTACGTATTTTGCAAACCATCCCAGTGAGCAGTTTAAGTTAAGCATGTTACCCTCAGACGATGAGCTGCCCTTCCTGCTGCCTGAACCGAGAGTGAAGCAGGAGCTTGTTCCTTATTTTATGGCACGTATTGTTGATCTGAGAGCTTTTATTGCCCAATATCCGTTTGAAGCAAACCAGAGCTTGGATCTGGTTCTCCAAGTTGAGGATTCTGTAGCATCCTGGAATACGGGATTTTGGCACCTGACTATAAACGAGGATGGACAGGGTAATATAGAACTTCTTTCTTCTGATGACAAGTCTACTGCCGATGTATCGGGCGACATCCAATCCTTTACAGCGATGTTTATGGGCTACAAGCGGCCACGGGAACTTTATTTAATGGAACGATTAGCAGGTAATCCGCTCCGAGCAACCCAACTGGATCATGTGATTCCTGCATGCCGAACATTTTTTATGGACTTCTTCTAA
- the ligA gene encoding NAD-dependent DNA ligase LigA, producing MDPMHRLEQLVKELNEYNYHYYTLDKPKISDKEYDVLYDELVSLETQSGIVLPDSPTQRVGGELLKGFKPHRHLSPLWSLDKAQNIEQLRSWNGRVQRLVQDYNTKNPDTPLPEPGYAIELKFDGLTLNLTYTDGQLVQASTRGNGVTGEGILAQVKTIKSVPLTIPYTDGTIEVQGEGIMNLSVLNKYNETAADPLKNARNAAAGALRNLNPKVTAERRLSAYFYNVGYSDAITFESHEQMMQFLRDNHFKVNPYISYFQEFDDVMERLAEIQENRDKLDYLIDGAVIKLTDIRTRQVLGYTDKFPRWAVAYKFEAEETTTVLNSVSWNVGRTGKVTPLARVEPVELAGVTVSNCTLNNVGDIERKNLKFALGTRVFIRRSNDVIPEILGKVTEEADGEEIVYPTECPSCGYPLEERGAHLFCNNKMNCKPQIVARISHFASRDAMDIETFSDKTAIQLHDEKGLKEAAELYTLTYEDLIGLSRFGDKKAKNLLAAIEESKGRDLASFLYALGIPNTGKSTTKMLADHYRDLHRIMNATVEELVELPDVGLIVAESIVSFFQDPFIQASIEKMLSLGVEAKAPEEAQVVVTDSFFSGKTVVLTGTLHQLTREEATERLEALGAKVTGSVSKKTDLVIAGEKAGSKLAKAQQLGIDTIEDEDEFVKLLQLK from the coding sequence ATGGATCCAATGCATCGATTGGAACAGCTCGTAAAGGAGCTGAATGAGTACAATTATCACTATTACACACTGGACAAGCCGAAGATTAGTGATAAAGAGTATGATGTTTTGTACGATGAGCTGGTGTCACTTGAGACGCAAAGCGGGATTGTACTCCCCGATTCTCCGACTCAGCGTGTGGGAGGCGAACTGCTCAAAGGCTTCAAGCCACATCGTCACTTATCTCCTCTATGGAGCTTGGACAAGGCACAGAACATCGAACAGCTTCGCAGCTGGAATGGCAGAGTGCAGCGTCTTGTTCAGGATTACAACACCAAGAATCCCGATACACCGCTTCCTGAACCCGGTTATGCGATTGAATTGAAGTTTGATGGTCTGACTTTGAATCTGACCTATACGGATGGACAACTTGTTCAAGCTTCGACCCGAGGGAACGGAGTAACTGGTGAAGGGATTTTGGCACAAGTAAAAACGATCAAGTCTGTACCACTCACTATCCCCTACACAGACGGTACGATTGAAGTGCAGGGGGAAGGGATTATGAATCTCTCGGTGCTGAACAAATATAATGAGACAGCAGCCGACCCTCTCAAGAATGCGCGTAATGCTGCAGCAGGAGCACTTCGCAATTTGAATCCTAAAGTGACTGCAGAACGCAGGCTCAGTGCGTATTTCTACAATGTGGGCTATTCGGATGCAATAACATTTGAGAGTCATGAGCAGATGATGCAGTTTCTGCGCGACAACCATTTCAAAGTAAATCCTTATATCAGCTACTTCCAAGAGTTTGACGATGTGATGGAGCGCCTGGCGGAAATCCAGGAGAATCGTGATAAGCTGGACTATCTTATTGATGGAGCGGTTATTAAGCTTACAGATATTCGTACCCGGCAAGTATTGGGCTATACCGACAAATTCCCTCGGTGGGCTGTTGCCTACAAGTTTGAGGCGGAAGAAACAACGACGGTGCTGAATTCGGTCAGCTGGAATGTGGGACGTACAGGAAAAGTCACACCACTTGCTCGTGTTGAACCAGTAGAGCTTGCAGGTGTGACCGTATCGAACTGTACACTGAACAACGTGGGTGATATCGAGCGAAAGAACCTGAAGTTCGCACTTGGGACTCGTGTCTTTATCCGGAGATCGAACGATGTCATTCCTGAAATTTTGGGTAAGGTGACAGAGGAAGCCGATGGAGAAGAGATTGTGTATCCTACGGAGTGTCCTTCATGTGGGTATCCGCTGGAGGAACGCGGTGCGCATTTATTCTGTAACAATAAAATGAACTGCAAGCCGCAGATCGTAGCCCGAATTTCTCATTTTGCTTCCCGTGATGCCATGGACATTGAGACTTTCAGTGATAAGACAGCAATCCAGCTCCATGATGAGAAAGGATTAAAAGAAGCGGCAGAGCTCTACACGCTGACTTATGAAGATCTCATTGGATTGTCCCGGTTCGGTGACAAGAAGGCAAAAAATCTGCTGGCAGCCATTGAAGAAAGCAAAGGCAGAGATTTAGCATCCTTCCTGTATGCATTGGGTATTCCGAACACAGGGAAGTCGACGACCAAGATGCTTGCAGATCACTACCGCGACCTTCACCGCATTATGAATGCGACAGTAGAGGAACTGGTGGAACTTCCTGATGTAGGACTTATCGTAGCGGAGAGTATCGTATCCTTCTTCCAGGATCCATTTATACAAGCGAGCATCGAGAAGATGCTGTCTCTTGGAGTCGAGGCCAAAGCACCTGAAGAGGCTCAGGTCGTTGTGACTGACTCATTCTTCAGCGGGAAAACGGTTGTGCTTACAGGAACTTTGCATCAGCTAACGAGAGAAGAAGCTACCGAAAGACTTGAGGCGCTGGGTGCAAAGGTAACGGGAAGTGTATCGAAAAAAACAGATCTCGTCATAGCGGGAGAAAAAGCCGGAAGCAAGCTCGCTAAAGCTCAGCAGCTAGGTATAGATACCATTGAAGACGAGGATGAATTCGTTAAGCTCCTGCAGCTTAAATAG
- the pcrA gene encoding DNA helicase PcrA, protein MQSINIQDAVARLNPPQREAVVTTEGPLLIMAGAGSGKTRVLTHRIAYLIATKKTAPWGILAITFTNKAAREMQERVSKLVGSEGRDIWVSTFHSMCVRILRRDIERIGFTSNFSILDSADQLSVIRNCMKDLNIDTKKFEPKAIQSAMSTAKNELVTPAQYEAKIGDYFEGIVAKVYTMYQKRLKANNSLDFDDLIMTTIQLFKEVPEVLDFYQKKFQYIHVDEYQDTNRAQYMLTRMLADKHHRICVVGDSDQSIYRWRGADISNILNFEEDYPEARTILLEQNYRSTSNILDAANAVIALNSGRKPKKLWTDKTGGDKIKVYRADSEHDEGYFVTSEISKNVNKGKSYQDHAILYRTNAQSRVIEEILIKSDIPYQIVGGIKFYDRKEIKDVLAYLRLLSNPDDDISLTRIINVPKRGIGDTTVGKLAAAAGERGVSIFKVLEVVDDLGFAGRTRNALVEFYDMIAALHRMVEYLSVTELTEKILEMSQYRLEFQNENTLESKARLENIDEFLSVTMEFEKNNEDKSLVSFLTDLALIADIDSMNDDEEEQDDAVVLMTMHSAKGLEFPVVFIIGMEEGVFPHSRTFMDEEELEEERRLAYVGITRAEQQLFLSCAQMRTLFGRTTANPPSRFLDEIPEDLKEDTKIAQDRYRRGGGSNAGGSYGGRGFSGGGSNFGGSRTTSTGFGGSTASAEASKVSVTTGRPGGAAASTAGSGSKDFAAGDKVQHGKWGTGTIVSIKGAGNDMELQIAFPAPVGVKRLLAGFAPITKVE, encoded by the coding sequence ATGCAATCCATTAATATACAGGACGCTGTTGCACGTCTGAACCCTCCGCAGCGGGAGGCGGTGGTTACAACAGAAGGACCACTTCTCATTATGGCCGGCGCAGGCAGTGGTAAGACGAGAGTGCTGACTCATCGTATCGCTTACTTGATTGCCACCAAAAAAACAGCACCTTGGGGCATTCTGGCCATCACATTTACGAATAAGGCAGCACGGGAGATGCAGGAGCGGGTATCGAAGCTCGTCGGGTCGGAAGGACGCGATATTTGGGTATCTACGTTTCACTCCATGTGTGTGCGGATTTTGCGCCGTGATATAGAACGAATCGGATTTACATCTAACTTTAGTATTCTGGACTCGGCAGATCAGCTGTCCGTTATTCGTAACTGTATGAAGGATCTGAATATTGATACGAAGAAGTTTGAACCCAAAGCTATTCAGTCTGCCATGAGTACGGCGAAGAATGAGCTGGTCACTCCTGCACAGTATGAAGCGAAGATTGGTGATTATTTTGAAGGTATTGTGGCGAAAGTATACACGATGTACCAAAAACGACTGAAAGCGAACAACTCGCTTGATTTCGATGATCTCATTATGACAACCATTCAGCTGTTCAAAGAAGTGCCGGAAGTACTTGACTTCTACCAGAAGAAATTCCAATACATCCACGTAGATGAGTATCAGGATACGAACCGTGCGCAGTATATGCTGACCCGCATGCTGGCGGACAAGCATCACCGTATTTGCGTCGTGGGTGATAGTGACCAGTCGATCTATCGCTGGCGCGGTGCCGATATCAGCAATATTCTGAACTTTGAAGAGGATTATCCGGAAGCCCGTACGATCCTGCTGGAGCAGAATTATCGTTCCACTTCCAATATTCTGGATGCAGCTAATGCCGTCATCGCACTTAATTCGGGACGCAAGCCGAAGAAGCTGTGGACGGATAAGACTGGCGGGGACAAGATCAAGGTTTACCGTGCGGACTCCGAGCATGATGAAGGATATTTTGTAACTTCCGAGATCAGCAAGAACGTGAACAAGGGCAAGAGCTATCAGGATCATGCAATATTGTATCGTACCAACGCACAGTCCCGGGTAATCGAGGAAATTTTGATTAAATCGGATATTCCTTACCAAATCGTCGGCGGGATTAAGTTCTATGACCGTAAAGAGATTAAGGACGTCCTTGCTTATTTGCGCCTTTTGTCCAATCCTGATGACGATATCAGCTTGACACGAATTATCAATGTACCTAAACGGGGCATCGGTGATACGACTGTTGGAAAGCTCGCTGCCGCAGCGGGGGAGAGAGGAGTATCCATTTTTAAAGTGCTTGAAGTGGTAGATGATCTGGGATTTGCTGGACGCACACGTAATGCACTGGTTGAATTCTATGATATGATTGCGGCCCTGCATCGGATGGTTGAGTATTTGTCGGTGACGGAGCTGACGGAGAAAATACTCGAGATGAGCCAGTATCGTCTGGAGTTCCAGAACGAGAATACGCTGGAATCCAAGGCCAGACTTGAGAATATTGATGAGTTCTTGTCTGTAACGATGGAGTTCGAGAAGAACAATGAAGACAAATCACTTGTATCGTTCCTTACGGATTTGGCTCTTATTGCTGACATTGACAGCATGAATGATGACGAGGAAGAGCAGGATGATGCGGTCGTTCTGATGACCATGCACAGTGCCAAGGGACTGGAGTTTCCTGTTGTCTTCATTATCGGGATGGAGGAAGGCGTGTTCCCGCATAGCCGTACCTTTATGGATGAGGAAGAGCTTGAAGAGGAACGCCGCCTTGCTTATGTAGGGATTACCCGTGCGGAACAGCAGCTCTTCCTGTCCTGTGCCCAAATGCGGACTTTGTTCGGACGGACCACAGCGAATCCACCTTCCCGCTTCCTGGATGAGATTCCGGAAGATCTTAAGGAGGATACGAAAATTGCCCAGGACCGCTATCGCCGCGGGGGAGGCAGCAACGCTGGCGGCTCCTATGGAGGACGCGGTTTTTCTGGAGGAGGAAGTAACTTTGGAGGTTCTCGGACTACCAGTACCGGCTTCGGTGGTTCTACGGCTTCTGCAGAAGCTTCTAAAGTATCTGTTACTACAGGGAGACCAGGTGGTGCAGCTGCAAGTACGGCAGGCAGTGGCTCGAAGGATTTCGCAGCAGGCGACAAAGTCCAGCATGGCAAATGGGGAACAGGAACGATTGTCTCCATTAAAGGTGCAGGCAACGACATGGAGCTGCAGATTGCTTTCCCTGCGCCGGTTGGTGTAAAACGTCTGCTCGCCGGTTTTGCGCCGATTACCAAGGTCGAATAG
- a CDS encoding heptaprenylglyceryl phosphate synthase: protein MKEMIKEWKHIFKLDPDRELTDEALDAVCMSGSDAIMIGGSSGVTYDNTVDLLSRVRRYELPCVQEISDLEAVVPGFDLYMVPMVLNAQDTRWITGQHQAAIEQFGYMIPWELIVCEGYIVLNPDSTVARLTSPNTELEAEGVAAYVQVADRLMNLPIVYIEYSGTFGDMETVEAARHAAYQSQLFYGGGIVDYDTAVKAAKAADTIVVGNAVYYDLPSALATVQAVKPVETKPTSK, encoded by the coding sequence TTGAAGGAAATGATCAAGGAATGGAAGCATATTTTCAAACTCGATCCTGACCGTGAATTGACGGATGAGGCGCTTGATGCGGTATGCATGTCCGGATCCGATGCAATTATGATCGGCGGCTCTTCTGGCGTCACGTACGATAACACGGTGGACCTGCTCTCAAGGGTGCGGAGGTACGAGCTTCCATGTGTACAAGAGATTTCAGACCTTGAGGCGGTTGTGCCCGGATTTGATCTTTACATGGTCCCGATGGTGCTGAACGCACAAGATACGCGCTGGATCACCGGACAGCATCAAGCCGCCATTGAACAGTTTGGATATATGATTCCTTGGGAGCTTATCGTTTGTGAAGGATATATCGTATTGAACCCTGATTCAACGGTAGCGCGACTAACTTCTCCGAATACTGAGCTTGAGGCTGAAGGGGTAGCTGCTTATGTACAGGTAGCGGACAGACTGATGAATCTGCCTATTGTGTACATTGAATACAGTGGAACCTTTGGTGATATGGAAACAGTAGAGGCAGCTCGCCATGCAGCATACCAGTCTCAGCTATTTTATGGCGGGGGGATTGTCGATTACGATACAGCAGTGAAGGCAGCGAAGGCAGCGGATACCATTGTTGTGGGCAATGCGGTTTATTATGATTTGCCCTCGGCGCTTGCTACGGTTCAGGCTGTCAAACCGGTTGAGACCAAACCAACCTCAAAATAG